One Nitrospirota bacterium DNA window includes the following coding sequences:
- a CDS encoding cytochrome-c peroxidase, with protein sequence MFFVVSQAYAADVRERASKTFKPIPESAPAIKGNPATGIKVELGKMLYFDPRLSSSALISCNTCHNVGMGGMDYQETSTGHGWQKGPRNAPTVLNSVFNIAQFWDGRAKDLMEQAKGPVQASVEMNSTPERVIKTLKSMPEYIRIFKEAFPAGKEPVTFDNMAKAIEVFEATLLTPDSRFDKYLKGDKNALSKTETEGLGLFMDKGCSICHGGVNMGGQGYYPFGVVERPGAEILQGDKGRFKVTQVKSDEYVFKAPSLRNIEITPPYFHSGKVWNLKDAITIMGSAQLGIQLTEAEADRIVSFLKTTTGVQPKVEYPILPAPTADTPRPKLD encoded by the coding sequence ATGTTCTTTGTAGTTTCACAGGCATATGCCGCAGATGTCCGGGAAAGGGCAAGCAAGACATTTAAGCCGATTCCCGAATCAGCCCCGGCCATTAAGGGAAATCCGGCAACCGGAATTAAGGTAGAGCTTGGCAAGATGCTCTATTTTGACCCCAGGCTATCATCCAGTGCACTCATTAGTTGTAACACCTGCCATAACGTCGGCATGGGGGGCATGGACTATCAGGAGACATCCACAGGTCATGGCTGGCAGAAGGGGCCACGGAACGCACCCACAGTGCTGAACTCCGTCTTTAACATAGCCCAGTTCTGGGATGGCCGGGCAAAAGACCTCATGGAGCAGGCCAAAGGCCCTGTGCAGGCATCTGTTGAGATGAACAGCACTCCGGAAAGGGTTATAAAAACCCTCAAAAGCATGCCTGAATATATCCGGATATTTAAAGAGGCTTTTCCTGCCGGGAAGGAGCCTGTAACATTTGATAACATGGCAAAGGCAATCGAGGTATTTGAGGCTACACTACTTACACCTGACTCACGTTTTGACAAATATCTTAAAGGTGATAAAAACGCTCTCAGCAAGACAGAGACAGAGGGGCTGGGACTCTTTATGGATAAAGGCTGTTCCATCTGTCACGGTGGTGTCAACATGGGTGGACAGGGTTATTACCCCTTTGGCGTGGTTGAAAGACCCGGGGCAGAGATTCTCCAGGGCGACAAGGGCCGGTTCAAGGTAACACAGGTAAAATCAGATGAATATGTCTTCAAGGCTCCCTCTTTAAGGAATATAGAGATAACGCCGCCCTATTTTCACTCAGGAAAGGTCTGGAACCTGAAGGATGCAATAACCATCATGGGTTCTGCCCAGTTAGGCATACAACTCACAGAGGCAGAGGCAGACAGAATCGTCTCTTTTTTAAAGACAACGACCGGGGTTCAGCCAAAAGTTGAATACCCTATACTGCCTGCTCCCACAGCAGACACGCCAAGACCAAAACTGGATTAA